From Primulina huaijiensis isolate GDHJ02 chromosome 15, ASM1229523v2, whole genome shotgun sequence, one genomic window encodes:
- the LOC140959813 gene encoding uncharacterized protein, producing MARYDSYSVFPPGNLVQVEYALDVVRKGNAPIPLSWPSERSPPPSFRIPGYSLSLSHPRRSLCGRFGDLTFVCDLLDVGIYGFGVILFLGLVQIGVKDCKFGESHCIGLCRAKSRCACAYKPGTY from the exons ATGGCGCGATATGACAGCTATAGCGTGTTCCCGCCGGGTAACCTTGTCCAGGTGGAGTACGCCCTCGACGTCGTTCGGAAAGGAAACGCACCGATACCATTGTCTTGGCCGTCGGAAAGAAGTCCACCCCCAAGCTTCAGGATTCCGGGTTACTCTCTTTCTCTCTCGCACCCTCGTAGATCGCTCTGTGGCCGCTTCGGCGATCTGACATTTGTTTGTGATTTGCTGGATGTGGGAATTTATGGTTTTGGAGTTATCTTGTTTCTTGGACTTGTGCAG ATCGGTGTGAAAGATTGTAAATTTGGAGAGTCTCATTGCATTGGCCTGTGCAGGGCTAAAAGCAGATGCGCGTGTGCTTATAAACCGGGCACGTATTGA